A stretch of Triticum aestivum cultivar Chinese Spring chromosome 1D, IWGSC CS RefSeq v2.1, whole genome shotgun sequence DNA encodes these proteins:
- the LOC123161802 gene encoding uncharacterized protein At2g27730, mitochondrial — MWMPSIRAAAARITRPAWSAVGVTVPRRMEGIGRNCAPRYFTDRIRSGRVLSEEERAAENVYIQKMEREKLEKLRRKKADQEKADAAKSAKGNNEKGEGAHPS; from the exons ATGTGGATGCCTAGTATAAGAGCGGCCGCAGCGAGGATCACCCGGCCCGCGTGGTCAGCTGTTGGGGTAACGGTGCCGAGGAGGATGGAGGGCATCGGCCGTAACTGCGCACCACGCTACTTCACCGACAGGATCCGCTCCGGCAGGGTGCTCAGCGAGGAGGAGCGCGCCGCCGAGAACGTCTACATACAG AAGATGGAGAGGGAGAAGCTGGAAAagttgaggaggaagaaggcggatCAGGAAAAGGCCGACGCAGCAAAGAGCGCCAAAGGAAACAACGAG AAGGGTGAGGGAGCTCATCCAAGCTGA